From Megalops cyprinoides isolate fMegCyp1 chromosome 18, fMegCyp1.pri, whole genome shotgun sequence, one genomic window encodes:
- the LOC118793516 gene encoding butyrophilin subfamily 1 member A1-like produces MKGDGSEHLCLILLLLHQTSVSRPERFQVVGPADPVDAVAGEDVVLPCYLKPSISAEDMHVEWIRLQSTETLVHLYQGKENRNEKQIPSYRGRTALFPEELKKGNTSLRLTGVRGSDDGEYKCFVQSQTWYDDASVQLRVRAVGTEPVISMEGYREGGIGLLCESKGWHPEPELIWLDSEGHSLPAGPTETLRDSMGLFIVRRSVIVQEGDTTRFTCQVLQQQLNQEKETEFHIPAEMFQRAHPWKVAFSVFFIPAIIGLAVLIHCCVKLCKE; encoded by the exons ATGAAGGGTGATGGGTCAGAGCATCTGTGTTTaatcctcctgctcctccaccagACCTCTGTCTCCAGACCAG AGAGGTTCCAGGTTGTTGGTCCAGCTGATCCTGTTGATGCTGTAGCTGGTGAAGACGTTGTTCTGCCCTGTTACCTCAAACCCAGCATCAGCGCTGAGGACATGCATGTGGAGTGGATCAGACTTCAGTCCACAGAAACACTGGTGCATCTTTACCAGgggaaagagaacagaaatgagaaacaaatCCCATCTTACAGAGGAAGGACAGCACTGTtcccagaggagctgaagaaagGCAACACTTCACTAAGACTGACAGGAGTACGAGGCTCTGATGATGGagaatataaatgttttgtacAATCTCAGACATGGTATGATGATGCCTCTGTTCAACTGAGAGTAAGAG CTGTAGGAACTGAGCCAGTGATCTCCATGGAGGGATACAGAGAAGGGGGGATCGGCCTGCTGTGTGAATCTAAAGGCTGGCATCCTGAGCCTGAACTCATCTGGCTGGACAGTGAGGGACACAGTCTCCCTGCTGGACCTACAGAGACACTCAGAGACAGTATGGGCCTCTTCATCGTGAGACGAAGTGTCATCGTACAGGAGGGAGACACTACTAGGTTCACCTGTCAAGTtctacagcagcagctcaatcaggagaaggagacagagttTCACATCCCTG ctgaGATGTTCCAGCGTGCCCATCCCTGGAAGGTggccttttctgtgtttttcattcctgCTATAATAGGACTTGCTGTTCTGATCCATTGCTGTGTAAAACTGTGTAAGGAGTAA
- the LOC118793517 gene encoding butyrophilin subfamily 1 member A1-like, protein MKGDGSEYLCLILLLLHQTSVSRPAPERFQVVGPADPVVADVGEGIVLPCYLEPNISAEDMRVEWFRVDAAITQVHLYQQRENKNDSQSPSYRGRTALFPEELKKGNASLRLSSVEVSDGGQYKCLIQSDLWYEDVSLSVTVRAVGTDPVISMEGYREGGIGLLCESKGWHPEPELIWLDSEGHSLPAGPTETLRDSMGLFIVRRSVIVQEGDTTRFTCRVQQQQINQEKETEFHIPASENTCK, encoded by the exons ATGAAGGGCGATGGATCAGAGTATCTGTGTTTaatcctcctgctcctccaccagACCTCTGTCTCCAGACCAG CTCCAGAGAGGTTCCAGGTTGTTGGTCCAGCCGATCCTGTTGTTGCTGATGTTGGTGAAGGAATTGTTCTGCCCTGTTACCTCGAACCCAATATCAGCGCTGAAGACATGCGTGTGGAATGGTTCAGAGTTGACGCTGCAATCACACAAGTGCATCTTTACCAACAGCGAGAGAACAAAAATGACAGTCAGTCCCCATCTTACAGAGGAAGGACAGCACTGTtcccagaggagctgaagaaagGCAACGCTTCACTAAGACTGAGCAGTGTGGAAGTCTCTGATGGGGGACAGTATAAATGTCTGATTCAGTCTGATCTGTGGTATGAGGATGTTTCTCTTTCAGTGACAGTAAGAG CTGTAGGAACTGATCCAGTGATCTCCATGGAGGGATACAGAGAAGGGGGGATCGGCCTGCTGTGTGAATCTAAAGGCTGGCATCCTGAGCCTGAACTCATCTGGCTGGACAGTGAGGGACACAGTCTCCCTGCTGGACCTACAGAGACACTCAGAGACAGTATGGGCCTCTTCATCGTGAGACGAAGTGTCATCGTACAGGAGGGAGACACTACTAGGTTCACCTGTCGAGTTCAACAGCAGCAGATCAAtcaggagaaggagacagagttTCACATCCCTG CCTCAGAGAACACGTGCAAGTAG
- the LOC118793518 gene encoding zinc finger protein 92 homolog, which produces MADTASGCFSARLEALMEALLRAAVCEITKLFEGSFSDSQMEVTQSREEVKSLKLQLEVLEHQLKEARATERTVEWMGQSSGSGLSCFSHTPDAAAGQERGAPLLKDQVLSEGEASCQEGPEQLHLVKDEVEVTELEPISFTAEGAEVGCLQIKQEVSGVDTVAKRFSCVKEGSGRGALKPKALSERASVAGPSVTRLGCVPSRPRKPRPGLSDAAPCAKQDIGDVVFSGPHYSSQTHQVISVKLSAVPEEAAESPPLPGSAGEAVLTLCAPSAGPDSAGRKKLLSNGGKAKAVELECSQQVWHRQEINSDEGGPEALVGVIPEQGKVNLLRSRYISTNSILAQQKQQLTLNAGNTLGVNLRGDRRNPFSDGRRSFAAKEKLKYHLNVHTRDRPYICPYCGKAFTYPSQQRRHLLRHSGERQYPCTLCEKSFVTPSELSVHSRVHTGEKPYSCLQCGKRFNRNGNLRAHQRSVHLRKRPFSCSVCGKTFAQKGNLRTHQQRLHQGMRQFP; this is translated from the exons ATGGCGGACACCGCAAGCGGCTGCTTCAGCGCCCGGCTCGAAGCTCTCATGGAGGCGCtgctcagagctgcagtgtgcGAGATCACCAAACTTTTTGAGGGCAGCTTCTCTGACTCCCAGATGGAAGTAACCCAGAGTAGAGAGGAAGTGAAGTCCCTGAAACTGCAGCTGGAAGTGTTGGAGCACCAGCTGAAAGAGGCCAGAGCCACTGAAAGGACAGTGGAGTGGATGGGTCAGAGCTCGGGCTCAGGCCTTAGCTGCTTCAGTCACACTCCTGATGCCGCTGCTG GGCAGGAACGGGGTGCACCTCTCCTGAAGGATCAGGTGCTCTCCGAGGGAGAGGCGAGCTGCCAGGAGGGGCCTGAACAGCTGCACCTGGTTAAGGATGAGGTGGAGGTGACAGAGCTGGAGCCTATCAGCTTCACTGCAGAGGGAGCTGAGGTGGGCTGCCTCCAAATCAAACAGGAGGTCAGTGGCGTCGACACGGTCGCCAAACGGTTCTCCT GTGTAAAGGAAGGGTCCGGGAGAGGGGCGCTGAAGCCGAAGGCACTGTCAGAGAGGGCGTCAGTGGCAGGTCCATCAGTGACCAGACTGGGGTGTGTTCCATCCCGACCCCGAAAGCCCAGACCTGGCCTCAGCGACGCAGCACCTTGTGCTAAACAAGACATTGGGGATGTGGTTTTCAGTGGACCTCACTACAGCTCCCAGACTCATCAGGTGATCAGTGTGAAGCTTTCAGCGGTGCCGGAAGAGGCCGCCGagtcccctcctcttcctggcagTGCCGGTGAAGCTGTCCTCACCCTGTGTGCGCCTTCCGCAGGGCCCGATTCAGCGGGCAGGAAGAAGCTACTCTCTAACGGTGGAAAAGCAAAGGCGGTGGAGCTGGAATGCTCCCAGCAAGTGTGGCACAGGCAGGAAATAAACAGCGATGAGGGAGGACCGGAGGCTCTTGTCGGGGTCATTCCAGAACAAGGAAAAGTTAATTTACTGAGGTCCCGATACATATCAACAAACAGTATTTTGGCTCAGCAAAAGCAGCAACTGACTTTAAATGCAGGTAATACACTGGGTGTGAATCTCAGAGGGGATAGGCGGAACCCCTTCTCTGATGGGAGGAGGAGTTTCGCTGCAAAGGAGAAGCTGAAATATCACCTGAATGTCCACACAAGAGATAGGCCATATATATGTCCGTACTGCGGGAAAGCCTTCACCTATCCTTCTCAGCAGAGGAGACATTTGCTCCGGCACAGCGGGGAGAGACAGTACCCTTGCACCCTGTGTGAGAAGAGCTTTGTGACGCCGTCTGAACTGAGCGTGCACAGTCGGGTTCACACGGGGGAAAAACCCTACTCCTGCCTCCAGTGTGGGAAGAGGTTCAACAGAAACGGCAACCTCAGGGCCCATCAGAGGAGCGTGCACCTGAGGAAGAGGCCGTTTTCCTGCAGCGTCTGTGGAAAGACATTCGCCCAAAAAGGCAATTTGAGGACCCACCAGCAGCGGCTCCATCAGGGAATGAGACAATTCCCTTGA
- the LOC118793519 gene encoding zinc finger protein 548-like, whose product MSCFVMSFQTQLASVMEILVKAAIGEVTKIVEGSFADLQAEIEERKKENESLKLKMLVKETEWRTERAYGAKSAGSHGSSASRRSVGVQVYGGDKQGNARTTGGADTDLGEEKFFSTDWSCSVWKPKHSSGIADPGLCETFTVDRAEVECIVIKEECADLEVAERPVERDCAVQQQQEAQRLSGKRGAVEACALPAAVEGSPVQQRCCKDHWGPSLRQNPQLSPAARDSRPAGGAGGPDAGTGEDSAQAFGALGPCGVGEGLGELDFIMTPEQAGSWDGELERVPVPENEGGAGGACGAELQGPRLHHSSPKHKPTGDKLHWACAGGAYPGADSGTAQQAAFSEDSVAPQWPEQYGEDFQRAEEVQEHRLNLTFAMEMKRSPKFDSLKFQQPGPQQASSSLYLSPAASESSASGGGSQGLNQCGVCGKTFSTQWTLKTHQRIHTGERPYICMVCGRAFQNLDNLKTHQLVHTGERPFGCPLCGKRFSLLRNLKTHQRTHTGEKPYKCSECGRTFGHLQSLETHQRIHTGEKPYSCTHCGKNFSIAQNLKTHMRIHTGEKPYCCTQCGKCFSQLGNLRTHQRTHTGERPYCCNQCGKSFSLLQNLKTHQRIHSGNRA is encoded by the exons ATGTCTTGTTTTGTGATGTCGTTTCAGACACAACTCGCCTCCGTCATGGAGATCTTGGTGAAAGCGGCTATTGGCGAGGTAACCAAAATCGTGGAGGGCAGCTTCGCTGACTTACAGGCTGAAATCGAGGAGCGGAAGAAGGAAAACGAGTCCCTGAAACTGAAGATGTTGGTGAAGGAGACGGAATGGAGAACGGAACGCGCATACGGAGCGAAGAGCGCAGGCAGTCACGGCAGCAGTGCGAGCCGCCGCTCCGTGGGAGTGCAGGTATACGGGGGCGACAAACAAGGAAACGCCAGAACCACTGGCGGCG CAGACACAGATCTGGGTGAGGAGAAGTTCTTCAGCACAGactggagctgcagtgtgtggaaaCCCAAACACTCAAGTGGCATAGCTGACCCTGGGCTGTGTGAAACCTTCACTGTGGACAGAGCAGAGGTGGAGTGTATCGTCATTAAAGAGGAG TGCGCAGACCTGGAGGTGGCGGAGCGTCCTGTGGAGCGTGACTGCGccgtgcagcagcagcaggaagcacAGCGGCTCTCTGGGAAAA ggggcgctgtggagGCGTGTGCgcttcctgctgctgtggagggcTCTCCCGTTCAGCAGCGGTGCTGTAAGGACCACTGGGGCCCCAGTCTGAGGCAGAACCCGCAGCTCTCCCCTGCGGCCAGGGACAGTCGGCCTGCGGGGGGCGCCGGCGGGCCGGACGCCGGCACGGGCGAGGACAGCGCGCAGGCGTTCGGCGCTCTGGGGCCCTGCGGCGTCGGCGAGGGCCTGGGCGAGCTCGACTTCATCATGACGCCGGAGCAGGCGGGCAGCTGGGACGGCGAGCTGGAGCGCGTCCCGGTCCCGGAGAacgaggggggggcggggggggcctGCGGCGCCGAGCTGCAGGGCCCGCGGCTCCACCACAGCTCCCCGAAACACAAGCCCACTGGGGACAAGCTGCACTGGGCCTGCGCTGGGGGAGCGTACCCGGGCGCCGACAGCGGTACAGCACAGCAGGCTGCGTTCAGCGAGGACAGCGTGGCTCCACAGTGGCCCGAGCAGTACGGAGAGGACTTCCAAAGGGCCGAGGAGGTGCAAGAACACAGGCTCAACCTGACGTTCGCCATGGAGATGAAAAGGAGTCCAAAGTTCGACAGCCTGAAGTTTCAACAGCCAGGGCCACAACAGGCCTCCTCCAGCCTGTACCTCTCACCAGCGGCGAGCGAGAGCTCGGCATCGGGAGGAGGTTCTCAAGGTCTCAATCAATGCGGAGTGTGTGGAAAGACCTTCAGCACACAGTGGACCCTCAAGACACACCAGCGCATTCACACCGGAGAGAGACCATACATCTGCATGGTGTGTGGGAGGGCTTTTCAAAATCTGGACAACCTAAAAACCCATCAGCTGGTTCACACCGGGGAAAGACCCTTTGGCTGTCCTTTGTGTGGGAAGAGGTTCAGCCTCTTGAGAAATCTGAAAACGCACCAGAGAAcgcacacaggagagaaaccgTACAAATGCTCCGAGTGCGGGAGAACATTCGGTCATCTGCAAAGCCTGGAAACCCATCAGCGTATTCACACTGGAGAAAAACCATACTCCTGTACTCACTGTGGAAAGAATTTCAGTATTGCGCAAAATCTAAAAACGCACATGCGGATCCACACTGGAGAGAAACCCTACTGCTGCACCCAGTGTGGGAAGTGCTTCAGTCAGTTAGGGAATCTAAGAACCCACCAGCGCACCCACACTGGAGAGAGACCGTACTGCTGCAATCAATGTGGCAAGAGCTTCAGTCTCTTACAAAACCTGAAAACACACCAGAGAATTCACAGTGGGAACAGAGCATAG